Part of the Eikenella corrodens genome is shown below.
AGGGCAGGTTTGCAAGCGTTGCAGCATATATTTGGCTATAATTCAGCACTTTCTATTCCCTGCCGCACACCATGCCTGCTCCCCGCTACGCCGTTTTCGGCAACCCCGTGGCCCACAGCCGCTCGCCCGCCATCCACCAAATGTTTGCCACCCAAGAGGGCATAACTATCGAATATGAACGATTGCTGGCCGAGCCGGGCTGCTTCGCCCAGGCCGCCGCTGCCTTTTTCGCTGCGGGCGGCGCGGGCGCAAACGTAACCGTGCCGTTCAAAACCGATGCCTGCGCCTGGGCAGACAGCCTTTCCGAACGCGCCCGTGCCGCCGGCGCAGCCAACACCTTAATCAACCAGACTAACGGCAAAATCCATGCCGACAATACCGACGGCCTCGGCTTGGTGGCCGATATCAGCCGCAACTTTCAGGTAGCCCTATCGGGCAAACGCATCCTCATCATCGGCGCGGGCGGCGCAGCGCGCGGCGTGATACTGCCCCTGCTCGAATGCCGCCCCGCCAGCCTCACCATTGCCAACCGCACCGCGGCCAAAGCGCAAGAGCTGGCTGCGATTTTCGGCATCTGTGCAGCCGAGTTGGGCCAACTGCCTGCTGCCGGTTTAGATATTATTATCAACGCCACCTCCGGCAGCCTGAGCGGCCAAGTGCCCGCCATTGCCCCTGCCGTGTTTGCCCAATGCGAACTCGCCTACGACATGGCCTATGGCCGAGAGCCCACCGCCTTTATGCGCTTCGCTGCCGAAGCAGGCGCGGGGCGCAGCGCCGACGGCTTGGGCATGCTGGTGGAACAAGCCGCTGAATCCTACCGCCTCTGGCGTGGCTTTTCCCCCAAAACCGCCCCCGTACTCGCCGCCCTGCGCGCGGGAGAAATTTAGCACGAACCTGCCAAAGGC
Proteins encoded:
- the aroE gene encoding shikimate dehydrogenase; its protein translation is MPAPRYAVFGNPVAHSRSPAIHQMFATQEGITIEYERLLAEPGCFAQAAAAFFAAGGAGANVTVPFKTDACAWADSLSERARAAGAANTLINQTNGKIHADNTDGLGLVADISRNFQVALSGKRILIIGAGGAARGVILPLLECRPASLTIANRTAAKAQELAAIFGICAAELGQLPAAGLDIIINATSGSLSGQVPAIAPAVFAQCELAYDMAYGREPTAFMRFAAEAGAGRSADGLGMLVEQAAESYRLWRGFSPKTAPVLAALRAGEI